The proteins below come from a single Eucalyptus grandis isolate ANBG69807.140 chromosome 3, ASM1654582v1, whole genome shotgun sequence genomic window:
- the LOC104436121 gene encoding uncharacterized protein LOC104436121, whose translation QATHFRFHILFRAASHGGRRQNRLSHHLFLCLRPSSEAQTWVKSGYFYAGSEIPISDIDSSLFSHLICAFAYIDSSTYQLSVNSSTEQFFTTFTSTVKRKNPSITTLLSVWAAAWAGREDPSAFVSMLSESSSRRSFIESTIEKARLYGFSGVDLCGVLRSRSINVTNLSALLREWRDGVDAESRKSGKPQLLLVMAVYSQPIFNSVSYPIDSIRRNLDWVHLSAYDYHLPTRERFALPHAALFDPASQNNTDFCITWLLTRGFPARKLVLGLPYHGYAWQLEDSSADAIGYPAVGPAVTTDGSFGYKAIKSYIRDFGYGASPVYNGTYVVNLFRKGSVWINFDGLEAIRAKVTYAKEKGLLGYNVFQVGNDQNWVLSRTAQEASEDQQHRRWFWLVMLISIAVIVLLVFGPICYLQRRTLKSKGISGGIKGFSSRLKTMVCKGESLQSCTRSLRTFGYATLKAATDDFSSENKLGEGGFGPVYKVKYMRPFLSFYHVQVEVSCPVLTISVPVAQGKLPKGQYIAVKRLSKTSNQGLEEFKNEVTLTASLQHVNLVRLIGFCTNREEKMLIYEYMPNKSLDFYLFDPIRKYSLDWVKRVHIIEGITQGLLYLQEYSNFTIIHRDLKASNVLLDDEMNPKISDFGLARIFKKDDIEANTSRIVGTYGYVPPEYVRKGIYSMKYDVYSFGVLLLQIISGRRTSCYYGLNENLNLLDYAYEQWKDDKCMEFIDLSLDDSSSSCKFLRCMQVALLCVQEKPGDRPSMLEVYSMLKNESSAVNFPKKPAFSITEDEDEDGKCLPKEAIHSVNDVSISELFPR comes from the exons CAGCTCTCCGTCAACTCCTCCACCGAGCAATTCTTCACCACCTTCACGAGCACCGTGAAACGCAAGAATCCTTCGATCACCACTCTGCTATCAGTGTGGGCAGCAGCGTGGGCAGGCCGAGAGGATCCTTCAGCTTTCGTTTCGATGCTCAGTGAGTCTTCTTCAAGAAGGTCCTTTATCGAGTCTACCATAGAAAAGGCAAGGCTTTATGGGTTCAGTGGGGTTGATCTCTGTGGGGTCTTGCGCAGTAGGAGCATTAACGTGACCAATTTGAGTGCCCTTTTGCGGGAGTGGAGAGATGGAGTAGATGCCGAATCAAGAAAATCTGGGAAACCTCAGTTGCTGCTAGTAATGGCTGTGTATAGTCAACCCATTTTTAACTCCGTGAGTTACCCAATTGACTCAATTCGGAGAAATTTGGACTGGGTTCACCTAAGTGCGTATGATTACCATCTCCCCACCAGGGAAAGATTTGCTCTCCCTCACGCAGCTTTATTTGACCCAGCAAGCCAGAACAACACAGACTTCTGCATTACTTGGTTGCTGACTAGAGGATTTCCCGCAAGAAAGCTGGTTCTGGGCTTGCCCTACCATGGCTATGCTTGGCAGCTCGAGGATTCGAGCGCCGATGCCATTGGCTATCCAGCAGTGGGGCCTGCTGTGACGACGGATGGGTCATTTGGATACAAGGCTATAAAATCTTATATCCGAGATTTCGGTTATGGTGCCAGTCCTGTTTATAATGGTACATATGTGGTGAATCTTTTCAGAAAGGGATCGGTATGGATCAATTTCGATGGTCTGGAGGCCATCCGAGCCAAAGTAACTTATGCCAAGGAAAAGGGGCTCCTTGGTTACAATGTGTTTCAGGTCGGCAATGATCAGAACTGGGTCCTTTCTCGGACAG CTCAAGAGGCCAGTGAAGATCAGCAACACAGGCGATGGTTCTGGCTTGTTATGCTTATTTCGATTGCTGTAATTGTTCTCCTTGTATTTGGTCCGATATGCTACTTACAGAGGAGAACATTGAAATCAAAAG GTATTTCAGGTGGAATAAAAGGATTTAGTAGCCGATTAAAGACTATGGTGTGTAAAGGTGAAAGTCTTCAGAGTTGTACTCGTAGTCTGCGAACATTTGGTTATGCTACCCTCAAAGCAGCAACTGATGACTTCTCAAGTGAAAATAAGCTTGGAGAGGGTGGATTTGGACCTGTTTACAAGGTAAAATATATGAGGCCATTCTTAAGCT TCTACCATGTTCAAGTGGAAGTCAGTTGCCCTGTTCTGACCATCAGCGTACCTGTTGCTCAGGGCAAGTTGCCGAAAGGACAGTACATTGCAGTGAAGAGACTTTCGAAAACTTCGAACCAAGGGCTCGAGGAGTTCAAGAACGAAGTTACGCTCACCGCCAGCCTGCAACATGTCAACCTCGTTCGCCTTATTGGATTTTGTACCAACAGGGAAGAAAAGATGCTGATCTATGAGTACATGCCAAATAAGAGCTTGGACTTCTACCTATTTG ATCCAATAAGGAAATATTCGCTGGATTGGGTGAAACGTGTTCATATCATAGAAGGCATTACACAGGGGCTTCTTTATCTCCAAGAATACTCGAATTTCACAATAATTCATCGAGACTTGAAAGCCAGCAATGTTCTATTGGATGATGAAATGAACCCCAAGATATCAGATTTTGGTTTGGCGAGAATATTCAAGAAGGATGACATTGAAGCAAATACCAGCCGAATTGTTGGGACGTA TGGGTATGTTCCGCCAGAATATGTGAGGAAGGGCATATACTCGATGAAGTACGACGTCTACAGCTTTGGGGTACTACTGTTGCAAATCATCAGTGGTAGAAGGACCTCATGTTACTATGGCCTGAATGAAAATCTGAATCTTCTCGATTAT GCATATGAGCAGTGGAAAGACGATAAATGCATGGAGTTCATTGACCTGTCTTTGGATGACTCTTCATCATCCTGTAAGTTCTTGAGATGCATGCAAGTGGCTCTTCTATGCGTGCAAGAGAAGCCTGGGGACAGGCCATCCATGTTGGAAGTCTATTCAATGCTCAAGAATGAATCCTCAGCTGTGAACTTCCCCAAGAAGCCTGCATTTTCAATTAccgaggatgaagatgaggatggcAAGTGCTTGCCCAAGGAAGCAATTCATTCAGTCAATGATGTATCAATTTCTGAATTGTTTCCTCGCTGA